The following proteins come from a genomic window of Nicotiana tomentosiformis chromosome 12, ASM39032v3, whole genome shotgun sequence:
- the LOC138902810 gene encoding uncharacterized protein — MVKDFMNHFRLNIENTPDRFALLNLQKKPSKSVQEYARRWRTEAARAQPPLDDSELTKYFIRAHEGIYFEKMMGMMGQKFPELVKMGDFLEEGIKFGKVQSMETLQAASKAI, encoded by the coding sequence ATGGTGAAGGACTTCATGAACCATTTTCGATTGAATATTGAGAACACTCCTGATCGGTTCGCATTGTTGAACCTGCAGAAAAAACCATCTAAGTCAGTTCAAGAATATGCACGACGGTGGAGGACAGAGGCTGCCAGGGCACAACCACCATTGGATGACAGTGAACTAACCAAGTACTTCATCCGAGCCCACGAGggaatatactttgaaaagatgatgggaatgatgggtCAAAAGTTCCCTGAGCTAGTtaagatgggagatttcttagaagaggGCATAAAATTTGGTAAGGTGCAATCTATGGAAACACTGCAAGCGGCCAGCAAGGCCATCTAG